From Coffea arabica cultivar ET-39 chromosome 9c, Coffea Arabica ET-39 HiFi, whole genome shotgun sequence, one genomic window encodes:
- the LOC140014148 gene encoding uncharacterized protein, translating into MEHISTNVSGPWLLAGDFNIISFADERSGGSHVNMGAMGDFNLAIFNCSLGDVEFDGPPFTWTYGRVWQRLDRALMNQQWSSVFVEYLGRGLQNFISEDGSRQYSASGGIVPFLAFADDLIIFTRASEDCLRDLLSLLHRYQSCSGQRINVAKSSFTCSSRVSDSLLNMISDTTGYRRQFLPFVYLGVPIDKTRLKCIHYDGLVSKIRGRISHWSSKLLSMGGKIILLRHVLGSMPLYLCQVMDPSKAIIISIARLFNAFLWDDESWKIHWTSWEKLCFPKEEGGLGFRSLEAMVQAFSCKLWWNFRLQVSPWAKFMLCKYAQLSHPSKVELGHSSAIWRRLVSIRETAEPNIRWCLGEGLVDFWYDRWLLGDPLYHLYCPQDSTHFLVAEFFYWGQME; encoded by the exons ATGGAGCATATTTCAACTAATGTCTCAGGCCCATGGTTGCTGGCTGGCGATTTCAACATAATTTCTTTTGCCGATGAACGATCCGGTGGCTCTCACGTTAATATGGGAGCGATGGGGGATTTCAATTTAGCCATCTTTAACTGTTCACTGGGAGATGTAGAGTTCGACGGACCTCCTTTCACATGGACTTATGGAAGGGTTTGGCAACGCCTTGATAGGGCACTAATGAATCAACAATGGTCATCAGTTTTTG TTGAGTATCTGGGTAGGGGGCTGCAGAATTTTATTTCGGAAGACGGCAGTAGACAATACTCAGCTTCAGGAGGCATTGTCCCTTTTTTGGCCTTTGCAGATGACTTGATCATTTTTACAAGAGCTTCAGAAGATTGTTTGCGGGATCTCTTGAGTCTTTTACATCGGTACCAGTCTTGTTCAGGTCAACGAATTAATGTTGCCAAAAGTTCTTTTACTTGTTCCTCTCGAGTCTCGGATTCACTTCTGAACATGATTTCAGATACGACGGGGTACAGACGTCAATTTTTACCTTTTGTTTACCTGGGTGTACCGATTGATAAGACAAGGTTAAAATGCATTCACTATGATGGACTGGTATCGAAAATAAGAGGTAGGATTTCTCACTGGAGCTCTAAGTTACTATCGATGGGAGGGAAAATTATTTTACTACGGCATGTTTTGGGATCAATGCCGTTATATTTATGTCAAGTCATGGATCCCTCCAAGGCTATTATAATCTCCATAGCACGGTTATTTAATGCTTTCCTCTGGGATGATGAATCATGGAAGATCCATTGGACCTCATGGGAAAAGCTATGCTTCCCGAAGGAGGAGGGTGGGCTTGGTTTTCGTTCTCTCGAGGCTATGGTTCAAGCTTTTTCTTGTAAGCTATGGTGGAATTTTAGGTTGCAAGTGTCCCCATGGGCAAAATTCATGCTTTGTAAGTATGCACAACTATCTCACCCTTCAAAGGTGGAACTTGGCCACTCATCAGCTATATGGCGTCGCCTTGTTAGTATCCGGGAGACGGCTGAGCCAAATATTCGATGGTGTTTAGGAGAGGGTCTAGTAGACTTCTGGTATGACAGATGGCTACTGGGCGATCCTTTGTATCATCTTTACTGTCCGCAGGACTCTACTCATTTTCTAGTTGCGGAATTTTTTTACTGGGGACAAATGGAATGA